One region of Deltaproteobacteria bacterium genomic DNA includes:
- a CDS encoding acetate--CoA ligase family protein, whose product MTQQEAKKIITDAIQSGRKSLPEPEALGILKAWGIPVPQYFVAKDKSLAIGAANNIGYPVVLKILSSDIIHKTEAGGVKTGLKNDQDIDDAFNEMMFEISDNYATARIEGFLIERMADKGVEVIVGGVRDAQFGPAVMFGIGGVMVELLKDVSFRLAPVTKVECLEMIKEIKAYPLLTGYRGSEPCDIDAIADVIIKVGDIISEMDDIKEMEINPLITYPDKVIAVDARVILV is encoded by the coding sequence ATGACTCAGCAAGAGGCTAAAAAAATTATAACCGACGCCATTCAATCAGGCAGAAAATCCCTTCCTGAGCCAGAGGCGTTAGGCATTTTAAAGGCATGGGGAATACCTGTGCCGCAATATTTTGTTGCGAAAGATAAAAGTCTGGCAATAGGCGCTGCGAATAATATTGGTTACCCCGTTGTGCTTAAGATTCTATCAAGTGATATTATACACAAGACAGAGGCAGGCGGTGTAAAGACAGGGCTTAAGAACGATCAGGATATTGATGATGCATTTAATGAGATGATGTTTGAGATATCAGACAATTATGCAACTGCAAGGATTGAAGGTTTTTTGATAGAGAGGATGGCAGATAAGGGAGTAGAGGTGATTGTGGGAGGGGTTAGAGATGCGCAGTTTGGCCCGGCAGTAATGTTTGGGATCGGCGGCGTTATGGTAGAACTTTTAAAGGATGTTTCTTTCAGGCTTGCGCCTGTTACAAAGGTGGAATGCCTTGAGATGATAAAAGAGATAAAGGCATATCCGCTGCTTACAGGGTACAGAGGCAGCGAGCCTTGCGATATTGATGCGATTGCGGATGTGATTATAAAAGTCGGCGATATTATTAGCGAGATGGATGATATTAAGGAAATGGAGATAAATCCGCTTATCACCTATCCTGACAAGGTAATTGCCGTTGATGCAAGGGTGATATTAGTATGA